The sequence below is a genomic window from Curtobacterium sp. MCPF17_002.
GGCTCGACCGTGCACCGTCTCAGCGTGTTCTCGACCCTGGCCGTGCTGCTCGCCGCGACGTCCGTCGTGTTCAACCCGTGGGGCCTCTGCAGCCTCGGCGCACTCTTCACCGGCTTGTTCGGCATGGTCCACCCGAGCGCGACCGGCGGCTGGCGGGTCCTCGCCCGCAGCGCTTCGGCGAGCGCCCTGGTCGTCGCCGTGGCGACCGCCGCGGTGGCCGGGTCCGTGCAGTTCCACCTGTTCTGAGCCGCGCGCGCGCCCCCGCCGTCCGCCCCGCCGCGCGGCCGCCGCGCGCCCGCCGCGCGCCCGCCGCGCGCCGCCGCCGCCGACCCGCTGCACAACCGAAATGCGCTCGAACCGGGGAACGCCGCGGTTCGAACGCACTTCGGTTGTGCGCACCGCACGCAGCGCGGCCGAGCGAGCCGCCCGCCGCCCTACCGCCGCGCCCTCGGGTGCGACGTCTGGTACACATCCCGGAGCATGTCCGCCGTCACCATCGTGTAGATCTGCGTCGTCGCGACGCTCGCGTGCCCGAGCAGCTCCTGCACCACGCGCACGTCGGCCCCGCCCTCGAGCAGGTGCGTCGCGAACGAGTGCCGGAACGTGTGCGGCGACACGTGCTCCGCGAGGTCGGCACGCGCCGCCGCCGCCTGGATCACGAGCCACGCACTCTGCCGTGACAGTCGCGCGCCGCGGGCACCGAGGAACAGCGCCGGCGTGGACGGTCCCCGGGCCGCGAACACCGGCCGGGCCCGCACCAGGTACGCGTCGATCGCTGCCCGGGCGTAGCTGCCGAGCGGCACCACGCGCTGCTTGTTGCCCTTGCCGGTGACCTTCACGACGGAGAGCTCTCCCCCGGCGTCCGACAGCGTCGTGACGTCGTCGACGGACAGCCCGACGGCCTCGGAGATGCGCGCTCCCGTGGCGTACAGCAGCTCGAGCAAGGCCCGGTCCCGCAGCTGGACGGGGTCGTCGGCCGAGACGGAGACCGCAGCGAGCAACCGCTCCATGTCGTGCACCGAGATCGCCTTCGGCAGTCGCATCGGCGCCTTCGGCGGGCGGACGGAGGCGCCGGGGTCGAGCGGCAGCCAGCCCTCCCCGACGGCGAACACGGTGAACGACCGGACGGAGCTGAGCATCCGCGCGATCGACCGCGGGGCGAGCGGCCCGGATGGTCTGGTCGCCAGGTGCGTCACGAACCCCGCGAGGTCCGCACGAGCGATGCGTCCGACGTCGTCGAGCACCGCCGACCCCCCGGCCCGGTCGGCTCCGTCGGAGTCGACGACCGGCGCCGACTCCAGCCACGAGGCGAAGGCGGCCAGGTCGCGCCGGTACGCGGACAGGGTGTGTTGCGACAGCCCCCGCTCGATCGCGATGTGCCGCAGGTACGTCTCCGTGGCACGGTCGAGCGGGGTCACTCCACGAGGCTAGCGCTGCTCGAGCGCCTCGACGGCGAGCGCCGCGACGACGAGTGCGGAGTTGTGCAGCCGTCCGTCGAAGATCGCGTCGATGATCTCCGAGCGCGGCACCCACCGCGTCACGATGTCGGCTTCCTCCGCCTCACGCTCGAACGCCGACTCGGTCGCGCGCACACCGCGTGCACGGTAGATCTGGATGAACTCGTCGCTCCCCCCGGAGGACGTGTTGTAGCGGACGAGCGACTCCCAGGTGTCGGCCTCGAGGTCGGCTTCCTCGCCCAGCTCGCGCTTCGCGGCGGTGAGGTGGTCCTCGCCCTCCATGTCGAGCAGCCCCGCGGGCAGCTCCCAGTCGCGCAGCCGGACGGGGTGGCGGTACTGCTGGATGACGAGGACGCGGCCTTCGTCGTCCTCTGCGTACACGGCGACGGCGCCGGTGTGGTCGATGTACTCGCGCACCATCGTGTCGTCGTGGTACGCGATGGTGTCGCGTCGGACGTTCCACACCGCCCCCTCGTAGACGACGGTGGAGTCGGTGACCTCGAAGGAGGCGGATTCGTCGGAGAGGGGCGTGTCAGTCACCCGTCCATCCAACCAGCGTCCGCAGTGGACGCAACCACAGGACGGACTGGAGGCGCGGTGCCAGCTGGCACCGCGCCTCCAGTCCGATGCGGGTGGGCCCGCGCTGACGCGACCTGTCCGATGCGGTGGGTCTGCGCCTACGCGACCTGCTCCTCGGTCTGCGGGTCGAAGAGGCTCGACGCCTCGTGCCGCGTGATCGCGGCCTCGACGAGGCCCGCGAACAGCGGGTGCGCGTTCGTCGGACGCGAGCGCAGCTCCGGGTGCGCCTGCGTGGCGATGTAGAACGGGTGCACGTCCCGCGGCAGCTCGACGTACTCGACGAGCGTGCCGTCGGGCGAGGTGCCCGAGAACACGAGGCCGGCGTCCGCGATCTGCTCGCGGTACTTGTTGTTCACCTCGTAGCGGTGACGGTGCCGCTCGGAGGCCTCCGGCGCGCCGTACAGCTCCGCCGCCAGCGATCCTTGCGTGAACGATGCCGGGTAGAGGCCGAGACGCATGGTGCCACCGAGGTCGCCACCGGCGATGATGTCCACCTGCTCCGCCATGGTCGCGATGACCGGCGTCGAGGTCTCCGGGTCGAACTCGGTGCTCGACGCGTCGGTCAGACCGGCCTCGTGGCGGGCGTACTCGATGACCATGCACTGCAGGCCGAGGCACAGGCCGAGCGTCGGGATGCCCTGCTCACGGGCGAAGCGCAGCGCACCGAGCTTGCCCTCGATGCCGCGCACGCCGAAGCCGCCGGGGATGCAGATGCCGTCCACGTCGCCGAGGTGCTTCGCAGCGCCCTCGGGCGTGGTGCAGTCATCGGACACGACCCACTTCAGCGTGACCTTCGCGTTGTGCGCGAAGCCACCCGCACGGAGCGCCTCGGTCACCGACAGGTACGCGTCGGGGAGGTCGATGTACTTGCCGACCAGGGCGATCGTGACGTCCTTCGTCGGCTCGTGCACCGCACGGAGGACCGGGTTCCACGATGTCCAGTCGACCGCACCGGCGTCGAGGCGGAGGGCCTCGACGATGACCTGGTCGAGGCCCTGGCTGTTCAGCAGCGTCGGCAGGTCGTAGATCGAGGGGACGTCCACGGCGTTCACCACGGCGTCCTCGTCCACGTCGCACATCAGCGCGATCTTGCGCTTGTTCGACTCGGAGACCGGGCGGTCGGAGCGGAGCACGAGGGCGTCCGGCTGGATGCCGATCGAGCGGAGCGCCGCGACGGAGTGCTGCGTCGGCTTCGTCTTCTGCTCGCCGGACGCGTTCATGAACGGCACGAGCGAGACGTGCACGAAGAAGACGTTGTTGCGGCCGAGCTCGTGGCGCACCTGGCGGGCCGACTCGAGGAACGGCTGCGACTCGATGTCACCGACCGTGCCGCCGACCTCGGTGATGATGACGTCGGGCTGCGGGTCGTTCCCCGCCTGCTCGCGCATCCGACGCTTGATCTCGTCGGTGATGTGCGGGATGACCTGCACCGTGTCGCCGAGGTACTCGCCGCGGCGTTCCTTGGCGATGACGGTCGAGTACACCTGACCGGTCGTGACGTTCGCCGACTGCGACAGGTCGATGTCGAGGAAGCGCTCGTAGTGCCCGATGTCGAGGTCCGTCTCCGCACCGTCGTCGGTCACGAAGACCTCGCCGTGCTGGAACGGGTTCATGGTGCCCGGGTCCACGTTGAGGTACGGGTCGAGCTTCTGCATGACGACCTTGAGGCCGCGAGCCGTGAGGAGGTTGCCGAGGCTGGCCGCCGTCAGGCCCTTGCCGAGAGACGAGACGACCCCGCCGGTCACGAAGATCTGCTTCGTCACCTTCGGGGTCGAGGTGTTTGCCTGGGTACCGCTGCTGAGAGTGTCCGCCACGGGATTCCATCGTACGTCAGAACTGCCGGGAGGCGCGACCTCGGTTCGCCGTGGGCGTTGCGTCGGGCGTGCCGCGGTCTCTCAGGAGTGGCGGGTGTCTCCGCTGTGGCGGGTCAGGCCTTCTGGCCAGCGACGTCGAGCAACTCGCGTGCGTGCTCCATGCCGCTCGCGCTGTCGCCGAGCCCGGAGAGCAGCCGCGCCATCTCCTGCAGCCGTTCCTCGCCCTCGAGGCGCCGGACGCTCGACGACGTGACCGCACCGCTGGCGTCCTTCACGACGTTGAGGTGGTTGTTCGCGAACGCCGCGACCTGCGCCAGGTGCGTCACGACGATGACCTGCGTGCGCTCCGCGAGCTTCGCGAGGCGCCGCCCGATCTCGATCGCCGCGGCACCGCCGACGCCCGCGTCGACCTCGTCGAACACGAACGTGGGCACCGTCGTGCTGCCGGCCATGACGACCTCGATCGCGAGCATCACCCGGGAGAGCTCGCCACCGGAAGCGCCCTTGCTGATCGGCCGCGGGTCCGTGCCCGAGTGCGGTTGCAGCAGGATCGACACCTGGTCGCGCCCGTGCCGCCGGTACTCGCCGGCGTCGGTGACCTCGACCACCAGGGTCGCACCGGCCATCGCCAGGGTCTTCAGCTCCGCCGTGACGCGCTTCGCCAGGTCCGTCGCGGCCTTCGTGCGGGCCGTGGTCAGTGCGGCGGCCGCGGTCTCGAGGGCCTGTTCGTCCTGCTCGACGGCGGCCTGCAACGCGACGATGCGGTCGTCGTCGCCGTCGAGCTCCAGCAGGCGGTCGCTCGCACGCTGCCCGAAGGCGATGACGTCGTCGATCGTCTCGCCGTACTTCCGCGTCAGTCCGGCCAGGAGTGCACGGCGCTCGTTGATGAGTTCCAGGTCGTGCCCGGCGTCCGGCTCGAGCGAGCCGATGTAGCTCGACAGGCTCGCCGACGCCTCGGACGCCTGGATGCCGAGCTCCGTCAGCTGCTCGAGCACCGGCTGGAGTTCGGCGTCCGACCCGGCGACCCGTTCGATTGCCCGGCGTGCGGACTCGACGAGGCCCACGACGTCCTGCACACCGTCCAGGGACTCGCTCGACAGCGCTTCGTGCGCGAGCCCGGCCGAGAGTCGCAGTTCCTCGAGGTTCCCGAGGCGTTCCGCGCGGTCGGCGAGCTCGGAGTCCTCGCCCGGCTGCGGGTCGGCGGCCTCGATCTCGTCCGATGCCGCACGGAGGCGTTCGGCTTCGGCCAGCCGGTCGTCGCGGTCGCGGGTGATGGTCTCGAGCTCACCGGTGTGCTGCTGCCACGTGTCGTACGCCGTGACGTACCGCTGCAGCACCTTCTCGAGCGCGGCACCGCCGAAGCCGTCGAGCGCCGCACGCTGTGCGGTGGAGGAGGTCAGCCGGATCTGGTCGGACTGGCCGTGCACGGTGACGAGCTGGTCCGCGAGTTCGCCGAGCACCGCCACCGGGGCGCTGCGCCCGCCGACGGTCGCACGGCTGCGTCCCTCGGCCGAGACGGTGCGGGTCAGGATGAGTTCACCGTCCTCGACGGTGCCGCCAGCGTCCTCGACGCGTTCGGCGACCGCGTCGTGGTCGGGCACGTGCCAGCGCCCCTCGACCACCGCGCTCGACGCACCACGTCGCACCGACGTCGCGTCGGCGCGCGCGCCGAGCAGGAGCCCGAGTGCGGTGACGATCATCGTCTTGCCCGCACCGGTCTCGCCCGTCACGACGGTGAAGCCCGGACCGAGCTCGAGGGTGGTCTCACCGATCACCCCGAGGTCGGAGATCTGGATCTCCTCGATCACGCTGCGTCGCCGATCACTGGTCGTCCTCGTCGCCCGGCTGCGGGCCACGCCACCCGGTGACGGGCAGCTGGAACTTCGCGACGAGCCGGTCGGTGAACGGGGCGTCCTTGAGGCGGGCGACCCGCACGGGGTCGGGCGATCGCCGTACCTCGACGCGCGCGCCCGGCGGGAGGTCGTGGGTCCGGCGGCCGTCGCACCAGAGCACGCCGACGCCGCTGGTCCGCCGGAGGACCTCGATCGCGAGCGTGCAGTCCGGCCCGACCACGATCGGGCGGGCGAACAGTGCGTGGGCGCTCAGCGGCACCATCAGCAGGGCGTCGACGTCCGGCCAGACGATCGGGCCACCGCCGGAGAACGAGTACGCCGTGGAGCCGGTCGGCGTGGACACGACGACGCCGTCGCAACCGAACGACGACAGCGGGCGACCGTCGACCTCGGTGACGACCTCGAGCATGCGCTCCCGCGAGGCCTTCTCGATGGTGGCCTCGTTGAGCGCCCAGGACGAGTAGACGACCTGGTGGCCGACGACGACGTCGACCTGCAGGGTCACGCGTTCCTCGACGTGGTACTCGCCGGCCAGGACCCGCTCGACGGTGGAGGTCAGCCCGTCGCGCTCGCTCTCGGCGAGGAACCCGACGTGGCCGAGGTTCACCCCGACGATCGGGGCGCCGGTGCCGCGTACGAGTTCGGCTGCACGGAGGATCGTGCCGTCGCCGCCGAGGACGATGACGATCTCGAGCTGGTCCGCCTGGGTGTCGACGCCGAGGATGTCGACCTGGCCGACCGACGCCTCGGCCCGGCGGATGTCGGCGTACTCGTCGAAGGGCATCACCGGCACGAGGCCGGCCGCGTGCAGGAGGTCGCAGACCTCGACCGCCGCGTCGATCGAGTCCCGACGACCCGTGTGGGACACCAGGAGGATGTGCCGGTCCTCGCTCATGCCGCCCCTTCCGTCAGTTCCGTCGCCCGGACGATCCATTCTGTCGGATTGGTACCGACATCCCGCTGGAAGCGCGCCAGGTACTCGTGGTTGCCGTGCGTGCCGACGATCGGGGACGCAGCGAGCCCGGTCGTGCCGAGACCGAGGTCCCAGGCCGCCCAGAGCACGTTCATGAGCGCGTCGTTCCGCAGTGCCGGGTCGCGGACGATGCCCTCGCGGACACCACCGCGTCCGACCTCGAACTGCGGCTTGACGAGCAGGACGAAGTCGTCCGCCGGCACCGCCTCGACCAGGGCCGGCAACACCAGGCGGAGCGAGATGAACGACAGGTCTCCGACCACCAGGCTCGTCTCCGACGCCGCCGGGTCGAGCGCCGCGTAGTCCTCGGCGGTGAGGTTCCGGGCGTTCAGCCCCTCGACCACGGCCACCCGGGAGTCGAGCGCCAGGACCGGGTCGAGCTGGCCGTGACCGACGTCGAGCGCCACGACCCGTCGGGCGCCGCGGTGCAGGAGCACCTGCGTGAAGCCGCCCGTGCTCGCGCCGACGTCCAACGCGACACGTCCGCTCGGGTCGACGCCGAACGTGTCGAGCGCGGCGACGAGCTTGAGCGCGGCGCGGGACACCCACTCGTCGACCGTGTCGACCTCGATCGGCGCAGCCGGGGCGACCGCCGTGGACGGCTTCACGACCGGCGCACCCGCGACGGTCACCCGACCGGCCAGGATGAGCTTCGCCGCCGCAGTCCGTGACTTCGCCAGCCCGCGGACGGCGAGCAGCGCGTCGAGCCGGACGGGCGCGGTGTCCTGTCCGACCGTGGGGTCGTCAGGCACTCGCCGAGCCACCGCTCTCGAGCCGGGTCCGGAGTTCGTCGTGCAGGGCAGCGAACGCGTCCGCGCGATCGGTCAGCGGGAGCTCCTCCGCCGCAGCGGTCCGCTGCGCGAAGTCGTCGGTTCCCTGCTCGTCGTCCGGCACGTCAGACACGCTACTCGCCGCCGTACAGCTTCGGGTCGACATCGAGGCCGTAGATGGCCAGCCCGGACTCCCAGATGAGCGCCGTCCCCGCGCGCAGCAGATCGAGCGCGTCGCCGTCGTCCAGCACCCGCACGACGTGTCCGCGCATCGCGACCGTGACCGCACCGACGGTGGCGTACCGGGTGCCGTCCGGGTCCTCGCGGCGGACGGTCAGCGGGTACGGCTCGGACAGCCCGCGGAGGTCCCGCAGGATGTACGTCGGACGCGAGCGTTGGTCGGCCGCGAGCACCTGCTTCGCCGTGTCGATGCCGGTCAGCACCAGGACGCTCGGGATGCCCACGTCGTTGGCGCCCTTGATGTCGGTGTCGAGCCGATCCCCGATGAACAGCGGGTGCTCGCCGCCGAACCGGGCGATCGCCGCGTCGAAGATCGGCCGCTCGGGCTTCCCCGCGACGACCGGCATCCGTCCGACGGCCTGGTGCACGGCGGACACGAGCGTGCCGTTGCCGGG
It includes:
- a CDS encoding DUF2510 domain-containing protein, whose protein sequence is MTLPAAGWFPDPQDASRLRWWDGRAWGAGTRVLPSRSEPVVPVVVAPVGPSFSVQPSVIRTASWASGGSTVHRLSVFSTLAVLLAATSVVFNPWGLCSLGALFTGLFGMVHPSATGGWRVLARSASASALVVAVATAAVAGSVQFHLF
- a CDS encoding site-specific tyrosine recombinase XerD; protein product: MTPLDRATETYLRHIAIERGLSQHTLSAYRRDLAAFASWLESAPVVDSDGADRAGGSAVLDDVGRIARADLAGFVTHLATRPSGPLAPRSIARMLSSVRSFTVFAVGEGWLPLDPGASVRPPKAPMRLPKAISVHDMERLLAAVSVSADDPVQLRDRALLELLYATGARISEAVGLSVDDVTTLSDAGGELSVVKVTGKGNKQRVVPLGSYARAAIDAYLVRARPVFAARGPSTPALFLGARGARLSRQSAWLVIQAAAARADLAEHVSPHTFRHSFATHLLEGGADVRVVQELLGHASVATTQIYTMVTADMLRDVYQTSHPRARR
- a CDS encoding NUDIX hydrolase, producing the protein MTDTPLSDESASFEVTDSTVVYEGAVWNVRRDTIAYHDDTMVREYIDHTGAVAVYAEDDEGRVLVIQQYRHPVRLRDWELPAGLLDMEGEDHLTAAKRELGEEADLEADTWESLVRYNTSSGGSDEFIQIYRARGVRATESAFEREAEEADIVTRWVPRSEIIDAIFDGRLHNSALVVAALAVEALEQR
- a CDS encoding CTP synthase, whose protein sequence is MADTLSSGTQANTSTPKVTKQIFVTGGVVSSLGKGLTAASLGNLLTARGLKVVMQKLDPYLNVDPGTMNPFQHGEVFVTDDGAETDLDIGHYERFLDIDLSQSANVTTGQVYSTVIAKERRGEYLGDTVQVIPHITDEIKRRMREQAGNDPQPDVIITEVGGTVGDIESQPFLESARQVRHELGRNNVFFVHVSLVPFMNASGEQKTKPTQHSVAALRSIGIQPDALVLRSDRPVSESNKRKIALMCDVDEDAVVNAVDVPSIYDLPTLLNSQGLDQVIVEALRLDAGAVDWTSWNPVLRAVHEPTKDVTIALVGKYIDLPDAYLSVTEALRAGGFAHNAKVTLKWVVSDDCTTPEGAAKHLGDVDGICIPGGFGVRGIEGKLGALRFAREQGIPTLGLCLGLQCMVIEYARHEAGLTDASSTEFDPETSTPVIATMAEQVDIIAGGDLGGTMRLGLYPASFTQGSLAAELYGAPEASERHRHRYEVNNKYREQIADAGLVFSGTSPDGTLVEYVELPRDVHPFYIATQAHPELRSRPTNAHPLFAGLVEAAITRHEASSLFDPQTEEQVA
- the recN gene encoding DNA repair protein RecN, whose product is MIEEIQISDLGVIGETTLELGPGFTVVTGETGAGKTMIVTALGLLLGARADATSVRRGASSAVVEGRWHVPDHDAVAERVEDAGGTVEDGELILTRTVSAEGRSRATVGGRSAPVAVLGELADQLVTVHGQSDQIRLTSSTAQRAALDGFGGAALEKVLQRYVTAYDTWQQHTGELETITRDRDDRLAEAERLRAASDEIEAADPQPGEDSELADRAERLGNLEELRLSAGLAHEALSSESLDGVQDVVGLVESARRAIERVAGSDAELQPVLEQLTELGIQASEASASLSSYIGSLEPDAGHDLELINERRALLAGLTRKYGETIDDVIAFGQRASDRLLELDGDDDRIVALQAAVEQDEQALETAAAALTTARTKAATDLAKRVTAELKTLAMAGATLVVEVTDAGEYRRHGRDQVSILLQPHSGTDPRPISKGASGGELSRVMLAIEVVMAGSTTVPTFVFDEVDAGVGGAAAIEIGRRLAKLAERTQVIVVTHLAQVAAFANNHLNVVKDASGAVTSSSVRRLEGEERLQEMARLLSGLGDSASGMEHARELLDVAGQKA
- a CDS encoding NAD kinase; protein product: MSEDRHILLVSHTGRRDSIDAAVEVCDLLHAAGLVPVMPFDEYADIRRAEASVGQVDILGVDTQADQLEIVIVLGGDGTILRAAELVRGTGAPIVGVNLGHVGFLAESERDGLTSTVERVLAGEYHVEERVTLQVDVVVGHQVVYSSWALNEATIEKASRERMLEVVTEVDGRPLSSFGCDGVVVSTPTGSTAYSFSGGGPIVWPDVDALLMVPLSAHALFARPIVVGPDCTLAIEVLRRTSGVGVLWCDGRRTHDLPPGARVEVRRSPDPVRVARLKDAPFTDRLVAKFQLPVTGWRGPQPGDEDDQ
- a CDS encoding TlyA family RNA methyltransferase → MPDDPTVGQDTAPVRLDALLAVRGLAKSRTAAAKLILAGRVTVAGAPVVKPSTAVAPAAPIEVDTVDEWVSRAALKLVAALDTFGVDPSGRVALDVGASTGGFTQVLLHRGARRVVALDVGHGQLDPVLALDSRVAVVEGLNARNLTAEDYAALDPAASETSLVVGDLSFISLRLVLPALVEAVPADDFVLLVKPQFEVGRGGVREGIVRDPALRNDALMNVLWAAWDLGLGTTGLAASPIVGTHGNHEYLARFQRDVGTNPTEWIVRATELTEGAA
- a CDS encoding HAD-IIA family hydrolase; translated protein: MDVVLTDLDGVVYRGRNAIPHAVEALTRASLTARVGYITNNASRRPVDVAEHLERYGLEVSADDVVTSSQAGVRLLETLVPAGSTVLVTGGLGLTSIVEEAGFTVTTSAEDSPAAVIQGFSPDLGWTHLAEASFALADPEIPWVATNMDWSIPVERGIAPGNGTLVSAVHQAVGRMPVVAGKPERPIFDAAIARFGGEHPLFIGDRLDTDIKGANDVGIPSVLVLTGIDTAKQVLAADQRSRPTYILRDLRGLSEPYPLTVRREDPDGTRYATVGAVTVAMRGHVVRVLDDGDALDLLRAGTALIWESGLAIYGLDVDPKLYGGE